Part of the Triticum urartu cultivar G1812 chromosome 2, Tu2.1, whole genome shotgun sequence genome, TTGGGTGACAGCAGAGTGCACCGTGGGCTTCTCTGCAGTGTGAAAATCTTCTGTCAGAAATAATTGATCATCAATATGAATATACTTGTGATTCGTCATATGTATCATAAAGAACAGAGAAAATGGACAAACCCGGCGGTATGCCCACGGGTGTTATGGAGTGCGCTTTCCATTTAGAATAGCATATGTAGTTTTCTTATGATCCCTTGCCTCACGTCTCCTTTTTTAATATCATGCAtacctctccctctccctttgTCTCCTTAAATCTTTTGGATATGCTTTTTGACCTGTGAGAAATGAGATCTTCAGGATTTACAAGGTCCAAGTAGGTAAGAGTTGGTGATATATGTATTTACCTGAATTGCCGTTGTTCGCTTGCGGCCCTGAAATGGAGTCCGTACCGCACTACCCCATTATAGATCATGGTGTCCTGTAGATATCAAATTTGTACACACATGATGGTAACAAATAATATATCAGAAGTGTAATGGTGAAATTTCCTGTATTTTTCTTTCTCATCATAAGATGTGGAAATTGAAATAATCTAACCTTGCAGTGGCAGGCTGGAAGTACTCCGATGTCGACCAATGTCCTTGAGATGGTGCGGCCACCAGGGTGAGGACGGTGTGGACACCGAAGCTAGGGCGGCGTGTCGGGATGGCGCCAGGTTTCCTTGAGACGGCGGCCAGCGAGTCGAGGACGTTATGGACACCAGATCTAGGGCAGGTCGTCGGGACGGCGCCAGGTTTCCTCGAGACGGCACCTGCTAGGGCAGGTTCGTGGCCTGGTGGCGGTGTTTTTTTTTTCTATTTAGCTGTTGGTGGCGGCGTTGATCACGGACGTGCTGTTTAATTTCGTGGGCTCCCATCGTTGGGTTGTCTAGCATCCTAAGCGGGGAGTCTGCCGGCAGAACATTTGTTTTGAACCGTAGATCTGATTGTAGTATGGTGAATGTAACGTGGACAGTTGGATGGAACTTAATGGGTCAGATCGGACGTGGGGGGTTATCCTGTGTGCACTTTTTGGGGTGCATGTAGGGAAAGTCATGTTTCGTCttttaatagtagtatagatgtaACATGAATCatacaaaaattatagatacatttaAGACGTGTCGACATCCCAAGCTTACTATAAAAATTATAAATAAGTTGACATTTAAAAATGATGCATGATTGATCTCTAGTGCAACTATTACATTCTCATGGCTACGGCTGTGACATCCAATACACAAAGAGATGTGAGATCAGAGGAATCCTACATTTCGAACATTTCGAACATTTCGAAGAGCAACTTCCACCATATGACCATACTCCATTAATAATCCAAAGTAATGCCCTCACTAATCCACTTATGCTCGTAGGGAATTCTTATAGCAGGTGTAAATTCACTCAAATATGGATATTTAAGTTCCCATCGTTAAATAACTAACCAGAGCACATTTTCCTTTTGTCTTAAACTATATCTTCAACATGCATTACCACATTAAAACTTCATGGGAAATATATATAACCATAACTCTACAGGCACACATGCAGATGCGATACTGCTAATTATTATTAACCAGACATAAAATCGTTCCCGTGTGCAAGACATAAAATCGTTCAAGTCCAACAAAGTACAGAAGGTAGTATCAAGATCGACATTCAAGTTACCAACTACAGAACTAACTATCAGGGTTAGATGCTCATTTAAAAATGATGCATGATTGATCTCTAATGCAATTATTACATTCTCATGGCTACGGCTGTGACATCCAATACACAAAAAAGATGTGAGATCAGAGGAATCCTACATTTCGAAGAGCAACTTCCACCATATGACCATACTCCATTAATAATCCAAACTAATGCCCTCACTAATCCACTTATGCTCGTAGGGAATTATTATAGCAGGTGTAAATTCACTCAAATATGGAGATTTAAGTTCCCCTAAATTCTAAAAAGTGCATACGCATTAATTAAAGGTAACGAGCGGCCGGTCTTACACACGCATGCATGTAGTTTTGTGGTTTAAATTTTGTCTTTATTCGTGACGTGGCATGTACTACTAGGATGGTTACATGGGCAAGACACCGCATTATTCCATGGATGCGCATGTCCATTTATTCAGGTTTTCAAATTTTTaaaaaatcatatcttttaaaccgtgcTTCAGAATTTAGATCCGTTTTCACTATTGGAATCCTCGCGACGAGATCTTTGAAACTAGATCCCGCATGAGTATGTTTTAAGGAACTTTTTATGCCAACTTTGATGCTATATTGTGCAACTCTATTACTGTATTGTGCAACTTTATTACTACATCgtgcaacttttttccaaaactAATGTTTGAAGCTGCACCTTCGTATGAGGTTGCAATCTAGAAACCACGACAACTTTGATGTGCAACTAGTCTATTGCCTCGACGAAAGTCGATGTGCAACCTCCTCTTGTAATGTAGTCTAGTTacacacacattgatgtttagttggcttgtaatatagtctagttgcacacacattgatgtttagttggcttataatgtagtctagttgcacacacattgatgtttagttggcttataatgtagtctagttgcacacacattgatgtttagttggcaggaagactagttgcacacacatatgCTCAATTGGCTTCTAATTTAGTCTActtgcacacacattgatgtttagttggcaggacactagttgcacacacatatgctcagttggcgcggtaatctagtctagttgcacacacattgatgtttagttggcaggactTTTTTGGCACACACATATGCTCAGTTGGCGCGGCAATCTAGTatagttgcacacacattgatgtttagttggcaggaagGCTAGTTCGTCGAAACATCCCCATGcgggatctagtttcgaagagcACGTCGCAAGGATTCCAGCGGTGAAAACGGATCTTAATTCCGACATGTGAATTAAAAGTTATgcttttttttaatttttgaaaTCACGAATTAAATACACCAAAGAATAAAACGCATGCACCGAAAAGATGACTGTGCAAACATTTAAGAACCAGGTGAAAAGCTTTCTTAATTAGGATGATTAATTAAAAAAGGGACACAAAATTTCCAGTTTAGGCCGGCCGCTCGAGTAGACTAAGCGAGCAGCCGCCGCTCGCTAGACTTGGCcttaagggcatctccagccgcgcccccaagaAGGCCCCCCAGGCGTCTTTTCGTCCACTGGCGccaaaaaatcggcccagtcgcgcctCCAAGAGCCCAGTTTTCACCGGCTCAGGCCGAAATTGGCGCCGGCGGACCCAACCCGAACCCGACGCGCTGGGGGTCGCTCGGGGGCGCCGGGTGAATCGTTTTTGGCGCGAAGagccgcgggcccgccgcgtcagcgactcTACTCTCTTCTTGccccttcgtcgtcctcatcgcctcgtttcccgcagcgaatcaatgccaaagctgccgcgcgctgccgcgccggtcagcctccattgatacctcacgggcggcgcagtgaaggcTGGGCGGCGCGTCCCTCGGCCGCCACGCAATCACGCCACGCGTAACGCGCCGGCCAAGCCTACCACGCGGCGCCTCCGCCTATAAAAGCCGACTGCAAGCGCGCCGGAGAGGCTCACCCCGATCATCCACCGACGACGCGCTCATTTCTCCCCCTTTCCTCCTCTCGCTGTCACCAGTTGAGAAAGCATGGCCGAACGTTtcccaggcgacggcgcggcggcaaACGGATTCGGGCGCCGTCATCTGCGTGAGGACGAGGCTCGCCTCCTTTTCaaggccgagtacccggtcccgccggacatgcgggtgcccggggcTTGGAGGATCAGCGTCGGTGGCGTGCCGGTGCCACCACCACCCACCGGGGCGACGCGGCGTGCGGAGATCGCACGCATCCGCGCGTCCCtgccgcgggcggcgagggaggggccacggtacgtccccgacagcccgctctgggagccctacttccgccgccgtcacgccgagcagctcgaggccaccaacggcgtcgtgccctccggcaggctcaacTCCGATGGCCGGCAccggtggtggggcgtgcccggccgcacgttggaggccgtcctcgagtacatcgagggcggcaacacgccgcgccTCGAGTATCCCGCTCCCCCGTCCTGCTCACGCCGCCGGGGAAGCTCCTGGACGCCGAGGCGCATGGAGACCggggcgtcctcctcctcgtccggcggctctccctgcctccgcctccgccccatcaagccggagccccaggacacgcctgtcagcgcgcgtacccgcagctccggcggctctccctgcctccacctccgccccgtcaagccggagccccaggacacGCCTGTCAGCGCGCGTACCCGCAGCGCCGGCGCCCTCGTCGAGCCCAAGGTGGAGTCCAGCCTCCCCccggagtacgaggagatagcccggcaCGGCTTCTCCGACGAGAACGCCATGCGGTGGTCGCGCGATGACTACGTGCGCGAGgagatggtccggcagcgccgggccctggaggagatcgccgcctGCAAACATGGGCGCAAGGACGGGGACGGTGTCATCGTCCTCgatagcgacgacgacgacgcccccggaccgtccaacccgccgcgccaaccgggggagggatgcagcagggacggcggaggcgtaggcgggggcgacgacgacgacgacgacggcgatgACTACACACGGTTCTacagcctcctcggcatgtagaaccgcgtgggcgggcggcgagggagacggcgggggTGGCCCGcgatagttttttttcttttttaaaaaatatgtttaaatttgaacGAACTCGCCCGTGTTTGCACCAAATTTGAACATTTTAAAAACCCGTGGGGGCCGCGACTGGGGGGCATTACGCCCCCAGTGCGCGGTTTAGCGCCGGTGCGCccccaacggctggagatgccctaagttCCCATCGTTAAATAACTAGCCAGAGCACATTTTCCTTTTGTCCTAAACTATATCTTCAACATGTATTACCACATTAAAACTTCATGGCAAATATATATAACCATAACTCTGCACACACACATGCAGATGCGATACTGCTAATTATTATTAACCAGACATAAAATCGTTCCCGTGTGCAAGACATAAAATCGTTCAAGTCCAACAAAGTACACAAGGTAGTATCAAGATCGACATTCAAGTTACCAACTACAGAACTATCAGGGTTAGATGCTCACTGAAAGTCTGACATCTCAAGCACAATGTTCCAAAATGATCATGTATTGTTTACAGTAGTTACTGATACGGGCTTCCATCCAGAGTTTCAAGAACAATGGATAACAACAAGAGAACAAGAAGGGTCATTGGCTGTTCCTAATAAGCTTTGGTTTTATCATTCTGATCCGTCAGGGAAATGATCAAGTGCATTCTGCTTTCCATTAACATAAAATTCAATCACTGCTTTCATGCGCGCCTCCTTATCAGGATGGTAGTTCAAATGCACAATCACTGGCTTCAACTTCCGCAGCTGAGCACTTTTCCTCACTGTCTTGAAGAGAACTTTGCTGTTCATAAAGAGATATATATCCATGGTTCTTTTGGATGCATGTAGGCCTTCATAACCAGGATGTGAGGGGAAAAACAGTTCCTCGTTAAAAACAGCCTGGTCCCATGATTTGGGTTCACGAGAAAGGCGCCCAGCTACCCTATCCAAAAGCTCAACTGAAGGAATTGTTGGCCTTATGAAGAAAAATCCAGAATTAAAAACCCATATGCGCATCGTGTGTGCGTATCTTGCCCAGCCCATTGAAGGCTCATCAAACACATCATTGAAACCATAGGCTGTCATATTGTCATGGCCATCACTCATGGACTCTATATCAGAATCTCTGTAAAGATGATCAAAGGGATTCTGGAAGAACATGATATCAATATCAGAGAGGAGAACACTGTACCCAAGCTGCAAGAATTCCCTCAAAATGCGAAACTTCAGAGCAGAAACAGCATGGTTTCCACCTGTCTTCCCTATGCTGTCAATGCCTTCATCAGGATCCCGCCGATAAACTGGGACGTCTTTGGACTTGCAGAAGCTCTCTATGCTGTCATCTAATGCAACAACCAAGTAATTTGTGATTCCAACTCTTTTGATATTAGTAAACCACATCTCAAGCGTCTGTTTCACGTTAGAGTTTGCCACTGCAACGATGATTTCTTTCTTTACAGCAACCTGTTGCAATATGTTAGCCAGTCTGGGATTGGTGGATTCATCAGGCATGACTGTTGGATTTGTTCTAAGAGACTTCACGGTACCAAAAGGACCAGCACTATACAAAGCCTGGTTTTTTCCTTGCCCAGCCATTTGAAGCTTCATCGAGAGTTCATTGATCTGCTTCCTGAAGTCAGCATTTTTTCTCTCCAATGATGCCAACTGTGACTGTAGGTTGGTAACTTCCTCCGATGTCTCACAAGTAACTGAGTCAGCCTAACATATCAAAATATAATTGTAAATAGCAGCATGTGAAGAAAACATCTTAAGAAAAACACACCTTCGTTATAATAATTGAACAATCAACAACAGATATGTAAATGTACAAGCCAACTGAAAGATTATGAACATCGGATTGACCATACATGAACATACAAAATTTAGGAATGCCATTTTGGAAGGTGCAGATTTTGGAAGCATAATTTAAGGTATATAGCCTTCCATCATTTCTAGATATATGTACAGAACTTCTGAATGCCCCTGTAAAAAAATAAATAGGAATGCGTTATTTTGAATCTGTTTGGTGCTGGAGCTCGGCACCTCTGGGTTAAGGTCCTCACGTGCTCGAAGGTGGCCTTGGCGGGCAGGTCGCGCGACTACGGTCTTCACAGAGTGCACGCCCGTCAAGCAGCAGTATGGCGTGGAGCTCTCCAAGTGTGGCGCATCTATCCGGGGGTAGGAGGGGTGCACGGAAGGAGGAGCGGCGTCGGAGGTTTGCATGAGGGTGGCGGAGGGGGAGAGAAGTCAAGGTTGGGAGCGCAGAAGATGGCGAGGGAGTTGCGGGGAGCTCGCTGGACTCCATCTGCGTGGCATCAGGGTAGAAGGAAAGACGAGCGCCAGGAGAGGCGGAGAGCTTGCCGGATGCCATGTAGTGGCGGCGATGGAAAACGGCGCACGAGGGGAGAAACAGGAGAATAGAATGCCCACTATATTTTCCCTACTCTGCCTAAATATAAAGGCAAGTTAGGTGTTTTTAGAGGGCCCTCTAAAATTATTAGGGATAGAGGGCCACTTCGGGAATCTGCTAGAATTGTTCTTAGAGGCCTATAACAATGATATATGACTATTTTGGTGCACGAAGGTTAAGGTCCCACAAGTCATTGCCTTTAGAAACGTTATTTCAAAATCTAATATTTTATATCAAGAAAGGATGCTTGGCTTCGGGCAATTTGGCAAAGCAAAAACTAGTTGGAGTTTCTTTGAAACCTAAGAACAAATGGGAATAATGGGAAATATAACTACTGAGATACACACTTATTTTAGGAATCTGCAAAGTGCAATTAACAAGGAAAATCATCTGAAGGTGAAAGCCAAAACAACATACATGGGCAAGGCTTACAGAGTAGTGTAGACAATTAGGTGAGAACCATGGAGCACCTAGATGTCTGAAGCTAACAGTTTTATTCTCTATCTTGTCAGGTTGTTTGCAATTTCCACTCCTCATTGCTACCAAGGTGCATGCCTGTTTTTCCGGGCCAAGTTCCGGGCGGGTTCCGGGCTAATCAGAGAGATTGCACGTATGTGCAACTCCTCTGGAGACCCCGGAAACTGGCCAGACTTGTCAACGGAAGTTCCGTAGTACGGAAGTTCCGGGCAGGTTCTGGGCTCTCCAGAGAGATTGCGCACATTGTGCACTGTCTGGTTTCCCCGGAAGCTAGCCGGACCTACCCCGGAAGTTCCGGGGTTCACAGAACCCTGGC contains:
- the LOC125536502 gene encoding arabinosyltransferase RRA2-like encodes the protein MAGRREPPLMRTGLGSGQPPSRGSRIAAAVAVGVTLGCVCAFFYPDGLISRSTDSALHWRRRADSVTCETSEEVTNLQSQLASLERKNADFRKQINELSMKLQMAGQGKNQALYSAGPFGTVKSLRTNPTVMPDESTNPRLANILQQVAVKKEIIVAVANSNVKQTLEMWFTNIKRVGITNYLVVALDDSIESFCKSKDVPVYRRDPDEGIDSIGKTGGNHAVSALKFRILREFLQLGYSVLLSDIDIMFFQNPFDHLYRDSDIESMSDGHDNMTAYGFNDVFDEPSMGWARYAHTMRIWVFNSGFFFIRPTIPSVELLDRVAGRLSREPKSWDQAVFNEELFFPSHPGYEGLHASKRTMDIYLFMNSKVLFKTVRKSAQLRKLKPVIVHLNYHPDKEARMKAVIEFYVNGKQNALDHFPDGSE